In Streptococcus gallolyticus subsp. gallolyticus DSM 16831, the sequence GAATGCGAACAAGAAAGTCAAAATCATTGACCGTATTAATTTAATGGCTGGCTGGATGAAACAAGGTTATTACTTCGTTGTTGAAGATTGTATGGAACATTTACACGAATTGGACGTCTACAGCTGGAAAGAAGGCAAGGATGAGCCAGAAGATAGAAACGACCACACCATCAATGCTTGTCAGTATGGCTTTATTCCGTACATCAAAATGATTGGTGAAAGGCAGAATAATTCTAACCAGTTCGATACGCTTCGGGCTGGTTTTGGTTTGTAATGAAAGGATATTATGACATACAAAGAAACTTTTGTAGATAGCACAGGCAAGAGCAATTTACTTGAATTACGTTTCCACCGTGAAGCACGGATGAGATACAGTGTTCACGACTTAGACACGTTATTTGCTGATGACTATCGCTTACTTAAGGAAATACTACATCACCACGAAACAATACAGAGACCACGTATTCAAGAACTGCTTGACTACGCTGAGGGAAATAATCATGATATCAGTAAAGCTGGTCGACGTCGTGATGATGACATGGCAGACGCCCGTGCCATTCATAATTTTGGACGTGCAATTGCTGTATTCAAACAAGGGTATTTGGTTGGCAATCCTATTCAGGTTTCTTATGAGGACGACAATTATCAGGAACAATTGGACGAATTAGCTAAGCAAAATGATTTCCACCAGCTAAACCGTTCACTAGTGCTTGATTTATCTAAAACTGGTCGTGCTTATGACCTAGTTTATCGTGCACAAGATGATACGACACGAGCAGTTAAGCTAGATCCGTTAGGGACATTTGTCATTTATGACGACACTCTGGAGATGCACAGTGTCGCTGGTGTACGCTACTATCAAGCTAATCCGTTTGATGATAAGAAAAAGATTGTTGAAGTCTACACGCCAAGTAACATTATGACGTTTGAATATGACGGTACACTTAATGAAATCAGCAGAACCTCACATGCGTTTGAGTTAGTTCCAATTACGGAATACATGAATAATTCAAACGGATTAGGTGATTATGAAACAGAGTTGTCATTGATTGACTTGTACGACGCTTCGCAATCTGATACAGCTAATTACATGCAAGATTTATCAGACGCTATTTTGGCTATCATAGGTCGTGTTAACTTCCCAGCCGATTGTGATACAGCACAAAAGCAGATTGAGTACATGCGTAAAATGCGTAAAGCTCGTTTGTTAAACTTAGAGCCACCTATTGACCAAGAGGGTAACGAAGGAACAGTTGACGCTAAGTATTTGTACAAGCAATATGATGTTAACGGTACTGAAGCTTACAAAAAACGTGTTGTTAATGACATTCATAAGTTTACCAATACACCAGATATGACCGACGATAATTTTGCTGGTGTTCAGTCTGGTGAAGCTATGAAATGGAAAGTGTTTGGTCTTGACCAGGAACGTGTTGACATGCAAGCTTTGTTTGAAAGGTCTCTTAAACGTCGTTATCGTCTAGTGGCTAACATTGGTAAAGTTGCTCGTGAAATGACAGATTTTGACGTGTCTAAATTAATCATTACATTTACGCCGAACTTACCTGCAGACACAGCAAACATTGTCACAAATGCTAAGAATCTGTATGGCATGGTCAGTGATGAAACTGTTTTTGATATGCTTCAAACGGCGACTGGTGTTGATGCTAAAATTGAAATGGAACGTTTGAACTCCGAAGAACCACAAGAACCAGAACCACGAATTGGTGAGGTGACCGCTGATGAGCAAGAAGCACAATGATTACTGGTCAAAGCGTAGTGATGACATTATGCACTATGTTGACGGTACAGACATTGATATGTTTGCTGAATTGCAAAAGGTTTATGTTGAGCAATCAGCAGAGCTCCAACGTGATTTGTTTGCATTTGTGACTAAATATGCAGATGATAATAAAATGAGCTATTCTGACGCCCTACAGCGCCTTAGAGGAGTTGACCTATCAAATTATCAAGCTAACGCTAAGAAGTACCGTAAACAAGCTGAGAAAGACCCAGAATTGCTCAAACGACTGAATGAACAGTATGCTGGCTCGAAAGTGACACGACTGGATGCACTAAATCTTGAAATGACGTACAAAGTTGGTGTCATGCAAGGTGTTCTTGAAACGTCGTTTGAAAATTATCTGAAGTCAACTGCTAAATATGCTTATAAGAAAGCCATGGGTGGCAATAGTGGGGCTTTAAATGAACCAGCGCTGAAAGAACTTATCAATACACCGTTTAATGGTCGAAATTATTCGCAGCAATTGTGGGGCAATACTGATGATTTAGCCAGGGATTTGAGAGATGTTCTAAAACGTGGTTTTATTCGTGGTGATGATGTTCGTAGTATGGCTGGTGAGCTTGCCAAAAAATACAATGTGGCACGTTCACGAGCTCAAATACTTATTAGGACAGATGGAACAGCTATTGTCAATCGTTCAGCTATCAAACGCTATGAAGAGTCTGGTTTGGAATTCTATCGCATATCTGTACAGATGGACAATAGAATGTCTGACATATGCATTAGGATTCATGATGAAGATAAACGTTATAGAATTGATGAGTTCGAAACTGGTGTAACTGCACCACCATTTCATTATAATTGTCGGTCCGCTGTTATTCCTGATGAAGATGAGTTAGACGAACAATCGTTAAGAAATATTGGAAAAGCAAATGTAGATAGCTTATTTGAAGATGTATCAAAGATTTGGGATGAAGTTTCTCATGGCGTGGTAGATAGAGAACAAATAAGAAATAAGTTGCAAGATAGGTATGATATAGGCGTTTTATCGTCTAAAATTAGTCGATATGCGGCATTTAATAATGTTTATATAGACGGCAATAGTTTATCTTCATCTTTGCGTTCTCATGGTCAACAGTATACTTTAGATGAATTTAAATTGATTGAAGATGTAATTAAAAAACCTTATTTAGCTCTTGATAATTCTTCAAGGGTGGAAGGCTCACTTCTTCTTTATGCTAAAATACCTAACAAAGACCGTTTAGTTATGGAAGCAGTTATTATTCCTCGTGATGAAATGATGATGATTCATTTCAATAAAGTAGGTATTAGGCAAGAGAAGAAGAATAGAAAAAACAATGTAATACTTTACGAAAAAGGCAAAGAATAGTATAATATAGGTGAGAAAAGATAGAGGTTGAGAATCTGTCACCAACACGCCGCTTAGCTAGCGGGTCAGAAATGCGGGAGCCTCGACAGTCCCGCCTATCTTATTACTATTTGCGCTTAGAGTTATAATCTAGGCGCTTTTTTTGTACCCAAAAAGGAGAAGATATGTTTATTTGGCAGTTAATTTTAAACGCACTAGGCTTGTTAGTTTTAGTGATTATTTGTGGTTTAATTGCTATTGCAGTAAAAAGTTTTATTAAGGAATTGAAAAAATAACTTGGCTGAACTGTTCGGAATTTCCGAATGGTTCTTTTTGTGGAAGATTACTCAAGTGGTTAAGAGGGCAGGTTGCTACCTTGCTAGGCGTGTAAAAGCGTGCGTGGGTTCGAATCCTACATCTTCCGTTGACGTGGCTAGTCATTAAATAAGCCAAATAATAACTTACTAGCGTGGCTTATTGCGTTAGGTATGGAAATTACATTCGGACAAGACTAGAAAACGTGAGACGTCCGTTTTCGTGGCTTTAAGAACGTTTGGAAGTATCTAACAAGATAGGACTAGCATGGAGGAGTAAAAATGAAAAAAGAACTTTTAGCGCTTAACATGCGTAATTTACAATTTTTTGCTGATGGTAGCGAAGCTGGTGCTGACGATAACGGCGGTGCAGGCACAGAGGGCAACGAAAGCAATAACAACGGTAATGATAACGGTCAAGAGTTCAAAGGTCCGCAATCACAGTCAGAATTAGACAGTCTTACGAATAAAGCTGTACAAAAGGCTTTAGAGAATTACAAAAAAGGTGAGCAAGAACGTATTAAACAACGTATTGCTGAAGCTCTTGAAAAAGAAAAAGATTATGCTAATTTATCGGCTGCTGAGCGTGCTAAACGTGAATTCGAAGATAGTAAGTCAGCTTTTGAACAAGAAAAAGCACAATTTGAACACGAAAAATTAGTCGTTCAAGTTGAAAAAGACCTTGTTTCAAAAGGTTTGCCAGCTGAATTTGCCGAATTGTTAGCCGCTGGTGATGCTGAACAAGCACTTGAACAAGTCAGCAAATTTGAAAAAGCCTTTAACGACGCTGTTAACGCTAAAGTCAAAGTATCATTACGTCAGCCAGCACCTAATGCAGGTGGTAATGGTGCTTCACAAACGAATTATGGTGCAAGTCTTGCCAAAAATTCAATCAAAACTGGTGAGAAACTATTTTAAAGGAGAGCTTATATGCCAACTAAGAAATTATTTGGAAATGCTGAAATTCTTCACAATTTACCTTATGAAGCAATTTCAGTTACTGTTGATAAGTCAACAACAGGTACAGTTACAGAAAATGCACGTACTATTCTAAAAGCTGGTACGTTAATTGCTGGTGACGGTGCTTCAATCTTTGATGACCGCACCAAGAAAGTAAAAGCCAATGCAGAAACACCAGACGGCGTTTTGCTTTACGATATTGATGTAACAGAAGAAGACGCAGTCGCAAGTCTTGTCTATCGTGGTACCTTGCGAGAAGACAAAGTCAATGGTGGTACAGTACCTGAAGGTGCTAAAACTGCTTTGAAACATATCCAATTTGTGAAAGGAGCTTAATTTATGCCATTAATTTATGATGTTATGACAGCGGGGAATGTCTCTGGTTACTGGAATGCTAGTCAACAAGCAGTTGATTCTACAATCGGTGAAAAAGTGTTCCCTGCTCAAAAACAACTTGGACTGAAATTATCTTACGTCAAAGGTGCGTCTGGTCGTCCGGTCGTATTGAAACCGTCTGCTTTTGATACAAAAGCAACACTTCGTGAACGTATGGCTGTTGAATTGGTTGATAAAGAAATGCCGTTCTTCAAAGAAGCTATGCTCGTGAAAGAAGCTGACCGACAACAATTGAACCTTATTGCTCAAACCGGTAATCAAGCACTTATTGACACAATCACAGCTGGTCTGTTTGATGATGCAACAACGTTACTTTCTGGTGCTCATGCTCAATTAGAAGCTATGCGTATGTCAGTACTTGCGACTGGTAAGATTGCTGTTATCTCAAACGGTGTTGCTCTTGATTTTGATTATGGTGTAGCTGATGACCATAAAGGGAAAGTCAAAACAGCGTGGTCAGATGCAGATACAGCTACATCGCTCAAGGATATTGACACAGCTATTACAGCGATTGAAGAGCTTGGTAACAAGGCGGAAGTAGCTTACATGAGTGCTAAGACATTTGCGCAACTTAAAAACGCTAAATCTACAACAACATTGATTAAACCGCTTGCACCAACAGGAGCAGGAGTTACTAGCCAAGAATTGAAAGACTATATCCAAGATAATTATGGTTTGACTATTGTTGTTAAATCAGGTACTTACAAAGATGCTGACGGTAAAATCAAAAAATATTTCCCAGATGATAAAGTCACTTTTGCACCAAATGCGGCACTTGGTAAAACAATGTTTGGTACAACGCCTGAAGAATCAGATTTGATGGGCGGTAACAACGCTGTTGAAGTATCTATTGTTGATACTGGTATTGCTATCACAACTAAAAAACTTGATGATCCAGTTAATGTTAAAACTAAAGTGTCTATGATTGCTTTACCTTCATTCGAAAATATCGATGAAGCTTATATGCTTAGCACTACACCAGAAATTTAATCAGGAGGTAGTTAATGGCTAAAGTGATTGCAGGTTTTCGAGATAAGGAAACACAGATTGTCTATGTAATTGGTGACGATTACGAAGGTGACCGTGTTGCTGAACTTACAAAAGCTGGTTTCTTGAAGAAAGAAGCTACAAAGAAAGCCACTAAATAATAAACAGGAGGTGTTCAATGACGCCGACACCACTTGATGAAACTAAAATTATCCAAAATGTAAAGTTGGATTTAGAAATTACTGATAAATTGCAGGACGGTTTGTTAAAAATGCTGTTAGACCGAGTGGTAAAACATTTTAAAGCAGAATATGGCGTGTCAGACATTGACGACGCCTATTCTTTTATCTTTGAGGATTGTGTTATCAAGCGATTTAATAGACGCGGTTCAGAAGGGGCACAGTCAGAAAGTGTAGAAGGTCATTCTGTTTCCTATTATGAAAATAAGAATGAGTTTCTACCCTATGACGACATGTTGCAAAAAGCTTTTGGACAGTCTGGGCAGTCACGACCAGGACGGGTGTTTATCCTATGAGATATGCTGACAGAGTTATTCTAATCACCGAAACGACCGAAGCTGATTTTTTAGGTGATAAGGCTATCAAAAAAGAAAGCCAACCGATACCATGTTTTCGTGGTGGACTAACCATTGAAGAACAAATGGCAGTTTTTGGTAAGTACAGTCTTGATAACTTTAAGTTATACCTAAAAGGCTACTATGATGGATTTGAAACAGTAAAATATCACGGTAAGACGTTAATGATTGCTGGCAAGATTCATCACAACAATCACACGGTAATTTATTTATGAGTATCAAATACAGCGTTAAAGGTGTTGACAGATGGACCAAACGGCTAAGAGATAAAAGTAAACAAGCACAAGTTGCCACAGACCGCCAATTGGAATTATCTAGTAAACGTATTGAACGCGGTGCCAAAACTGGCGCACCAGTTGATACGGGAGTACTTAAAAATACAATTTTCTCAGTAAAGGCAGGTCATTTAACTTACAAGGTCACAGCACCGCAGCATTATGCTATTTATGTTGAGAAAGGAACTCGCAAAATGCGTGCACAGCCCTTCTTGAAACCAGCTATTGACGCTGAACAACCTAAACTAATCAGTAATTTACGCAAACTATATGAAAGATAGGTGATATATGACGACTTATTCACCATCAACTTTATTTTTAAAAGAACTACACGATAGGTTGGAAGTGTTAGCTATTCCAATCTATTTTAAATTGCCCAATTCTGACGTTTTAGAGCCTTTTATTGTGATTGGGTCTAATTCATCAGATACTTCCAAAACAGCGCAAACTGGGGCTGTTATTGAGGATATCACGGTAAATATTGACGTCTTCCTAGATGGTTCAAGTAGAACTAATGCAGAAGAAATTAAATCTAAGGCTTTAAGAGCGTTAGGGCGCAGAAATGCAACGGCTAACATCATTCCAGATAATAGCATAGGACGTGAAGTGTATCACGTTTCTATTGCTGTATCTGACACTATTTATTAAAAAAGGAGAATTACATGACAGAACAAATCAAAGTAACGACTGCTAAACCATTGTCTGGTAAAAAGGTCTTTTACTTCATTCAATCTATTCATGCTAAAATTGGTAGCAATGCAATCTTACCAGCTTATCGTACCGATGGTACTTTAACACTTGGTGCTGAATATTCGGACGAGCAAACACAACAAGGTCTTTTGCTTGATAAAACAAGTACCAGCCATGAAATCGAATTGACGACTAAGTTTGCACCAAAAGACCCTTCAATTGAAGTTATCGAGCAAGCGAACGACACAGGAGAATCAGTTAAGATTTGGCGTGTTCTTGTTGATGAAACATTGAAAACGCAAGCTGGTGAACCTGCAAAAGATGTTTATCCTGCGAAATTTGGCTATGCTAAAATCGGTGATATTGAATACAACGAAGGTATTGAAGACATTATCGAAGCTAACTACACAGCAAGCATTGTTGGTAAGCTAAAAAATGGTAAATTCCCATTGACTGCCGAAGAAATTGCTTTGCTTAATGAAGTCTATGACTATCAAAATCCGGGCGAAACAACTGGTGATTACGATAACATCAAGAAAACAGATGAATAATCTATCAAGGTTGGATATTACATCCAGCCTTTTATTTTTTAGTTAGGAGACAACTCACCTTATGGAATTTAAAGTTAAAAATAAAATCATTGAAATCAAGTTTGATTACCGCACAATGTTTAAAGTTGACAAACAACTTGCCACTAAGAACAAAGATACTGGTGCAAGTAATAATGACGGTGTGGGAACATTATTTAACAACATTTTAAATCGTAATGATGAAGGACTTGTTGATTTAATTCTTTTATCAGCTAACAAAGCATTTAGCAAAGCTATTTCAGAAGATGACGCTATCACAGCCATTGAAAACTGGTTGGCAGATAACGAAGCTGCAGATACAGAAAGCTTGTTTGAAGAAATTCAACAAGAAATGGTTGATTCTGGTTTTTTCAAGAACAAGATTTTGAAATATATCGAAAACTTGGAAACAGCAGTAGAGTACATGAAAGCGCAAGAGGACAGCGAAGCGCTTCAAGTCGAAATTACCGAAAAACTTATTGGCAAGATGAAAAGCGCGCTATCTTAACTGAGTGTGCACGTCTAGGTTTAACAGATTTAGAAACAATCTACGCTTGCAATAAATGGGAACTTGACGCGATTTTAGAGGGGCTTCACTACAGACAAATTGATTTTCGCGAAAATCTGTCAGAACTTGCTATGGAAATGCGTTACACTATGAACGCTAAACGTGCTAGTGCCAACAAACTTAGCAAGAGAAAAGATAGAAATAAAGTTAAACAAGCCTTTCATGCAAATGACAATAAGCAAACAACTAATAGTAGTCTTGCTGAACGTCTGCAAAAAGTTAATGACCATTTTATGAACAGATAACACAGAAAGGAGGAGTTATATGGCAGAATTTGATGGCTCGATTTATGCCTATGTCGGTGCTGATATTGCTGATTATCAAGCGGCAATGAATAAGATTACAACTGCAACACAGCGTGCTTTTGAGAAAGCACAGGATGCAGCTGTGAATAATTCTAATCGTTTAGTTCAACGCGTTGGTCAAATTATGGCACAGTTAGCAAACAATGGCGAATCACTTGGTAAACGCTTAGGAACAGCATTTAGCACAGGCTTAAACTTGTCTATTGGTGAAATTCAACGTATAGCTTCATCAATTGGTGAAAAGATTCCTCAGCCCATAAAAAAATGGGTTTAATACCGCTTTAACAGCTATACAGAGTGGTGTCAACTCAATAGCTAATAAAATCCCTCAGCCTATTCAAAACGCTTTTACAAAAGCAACTAGTTCAGTTTCTAGTTTTGCGACATCGGCGTCTAGCAAGGTTAGCTCAGCATTTAGTACGATTAGCTCAAAAGTAAGCAGTGCTTCAAATACAATCAGCAATTCTTTTATTGGGAAAGTAGGAAGTAGTCTTACTAGCTTAAGTAGTAAAGTTGCAAGTGTTGCGACTAAAATGGCTAGTTCGCTTGGTTCTGGTTTTTCGAATTTATCTAGCAAGGCCACTACTGCACTAAATGGTATGTCGTTCAATGACACGACTAACGCCCTTGCTGTATTTGCACAAAACGGTCTTAAAGGCTCTGACGCTGGTACATCTCTTAAAACAATGCTTTTGAATTTGTCGCCACAAACCGATAAAGCGGCAGCTCAAATGCAACAATTGGGCATTATTACTGCTGATGGTGCTAACCAATTCTATACAGCAGAAGGTAAGCTTAAGTCATTTAGTGAAATCTCACAAATCTTACAAGATAGCTTGAAAGGTTTGACTGCTGAGCAACAACAGAACGCTCTTAAGACAATGTTTGGTACTGACGCCATTCGTGCGGCTAATATTGCGATGAAAGAGGGTGCTGCTGGTGCAGACGCTATGCAAGCTGCAATTAGTAAGGTAACTGCTGCGGATGTCGCTAAAGAAAAACTTAACAACTTAAAAGGTGCTGTTGAGTATCTTAGTGGTTCGTTTGAAACATTACAAATCAAAATTGGAACAGCAGTTTTACCAATTTTGACAGATTTAGTTCAGTGGTTAGATAAGTTAGTTAGCAAATTTAGTGAATCAGCTGGATTGCAAAAATTTTTAGATTCACTAACAGCTTTAGAACCAGCTCTTGACCATATTTTGAATGGTACTAAGTTAACAACTGACCAGATGTCTAAAGCACAAGATGCTGTAAGTAATCTAACACCTGCCATTGTAGGATTAGTTGGTGCATTTGCCTTTGGTCCTGCGTTGAAATATTTAGGAAGTTTAGGAACTACAATGGGAAAACTTGCTGTTGAAGCTCAAACTTCTGGTTCTGTTATAGGTAATGTTTTTGGGATTATCTCTACTAGATTGTTAAAACTAGATAATGATGGAAAAGCAACTGCTGAGGGATTTCGCAAAGCAGCTGGTCAGGGGCTATCTGCAATGTCCACTATGGCAAATGGAATTACTTCAGTTGCAAGCGTGGCATTAGCTGTTATTGGTCCTGCAGCAATTCTTGGTTTAGTTATTGCTGGTCTTGGTCTTATCAATAGTCAATTTGGCACACAGATTGACCAATTGTTGAATATAGTAACGACTAAAGGACCACAAATTATCCAAAATTTGGTTGCTGGTATTACTAGCAAGATTCCAGAATTGATAGCGTCTGGAGCTGATTTAATTGCTAAGTTTGCTAATGCGTTCACTGTTATGTTTCCAGTGCTTGTGCAAGCTGGTGTTCAATTGATTTCTAGCCTTGTTCAAGGGGTTGGACAAAACGCTGGTAGCTTAGTAGCGTCAGCCATTCAAATTGTCGGTATGTTTATTAGCTCAATAGCAAGCGCATTACCTCAGTTATTGTCTGTGGGTATGGACTTTATTGCAAATGTCGTCAATGGTTTGGTTCAAAATTTACCTTTGCTTTTACAATATGCACAACAAATTGTTGATAATTTTGGTCAAAGTTTGTCTGCTAACATGCCGAATATCATTTCTAAAGGTATTGAGATTATTACTAACTTAGTTCAAGGAATTATCCAAAACTTACCAACAATTCTTGCAATTGCTACGCAGGTTATTACTGGATTCATCACAGGATTAGCTAGTTATTTACCTCAAATCTTGCAAGGCGGTATTCAAATTATTGTCATGTTGGTTCAAGGTATTCTACAGAATTTACCTAATATTGTTCAATCAGCAGTACAAATTATTCAGGCGTTGATTCAAGGAATAATTGAAAATCTGCCACAAATCATTGCAGCAGGTATTCAACTTGTTGGACAGTTGGCCGTTACAATCATCCAAAATATTCCACAAATTCTTGCAGCTGGTGTTCAACTTATTGTTGGACTTGGTCAGGCAATGCTTGAAGCTATTCCTAATGCACTTTCTGGTGTATGGGAAGGCATTAAGTCTGGTTTCACTTCGTTGTGGGACACAATCACTGGTAAGAGTTCTGAAACGACTGCAAAAGTTAGCACTGATGTTACAACAATGACAACAAATGTCGGTACTCAAACCAGTCAAATGAGCGCACAAACTAGCGCTGATACAATGTCAGCTCTCAATAGTATTAGTCAAAATACGGGTCTTGCCAATTTGAATGCAACGAACAATGCTACACAAATGGCTTCGAATGTTAATGCACAGACTGGTATTATGAGCGTTCAAGCCCTTAATGATTCCATTGCTATGGCTAATGGCATCAATACTAATACAGCACAAGCAAGTACAAACGCCACAACCAATGCACAGAACATGGCTAACGGTGTTAATGCTGCAACATCTAGTATGAATCTTGATGCTGTTAATCAAGCGCTTAGCTTGTCAGCAGGTGTGTCTAGTAACATGCAAAATGCACAGGCTAGTGCAACCAGCGCAGCACAAGCGGCAAATGGCGGTGTAAGTTCTAACTTTAGTGCTATGCAAGCAAATGCGAATAGTTCAGCTAGCGGTTTATCAAACAACGTGACATCTGAGCTTAATTCAGCTGCTTCATCTGCCAACTCAGCGTCATCACAAATGGCGTCAAACATCACTAACAACTTCAATAAGGCTAAGTCATCTGCAACATCAGCTATGAATGGTTTAGGCTCAACAGTTACTAGTGGAATGAATAAAATCAATAGTGCTGTCCAATCTGCTGGGAACAAGATGAATTCAACGTTCACTAATTCGTTTAACAAAGCGAAAAGTGCTGCACAATCTGGTATGAATGGTGTCCGTTCAGCTGTTCAAAATGGTATGAATGGTGCTGTTGCAGTAGCAAGCAGTGCAGGTAATCACATGGTATCAATCATGTATAGTACTGCAGGTGGTATGCAATCAGCTGGTTATTATGCTGGTGCTGGTTTTGCTAGTGGTCTTGCAGGTTCGGCAGGTTATATTTACGCTGTTGCAGCTGGAATAGCAGCACGAGTAACAGCAACAATTCGTAGAGCATTAGACATTCACTCACCATCTCGTGTGATGAAATCACTCGGTGGCTATACTGGTGAAGGCTTCGCTATTGGCATGTCTGACTGGATAGGTAGAATTAACGACATCAGCAAAGAGTATGCCTTAGCTGTTACTGACCAAAGCTGGGGTGTTAACAGCACTATGGCAATTGCTGGTAGTGTTAGCACGTCTGGTGTGTCATCATCACTTGATAGCTTGTCAGACGAAGTAAAAAACACTAGCTTGTCAGAGCCAGTCTTCGAAGTACACAACGAATTGGTTGGCGATAAGATTTATACGACCGTGAAACAACATGAAGCGCGAGAAAGCGCCAAAGATGACTACTTTAACTATTAAGAGAGGGGTGAACAATGGATTTATTAATCACGAAAGGAACAACGTCAGTCAAACTATCTGACTATGGCTTTTACAATATTGATATTGACGATAGCGCACCGTCTATCTCTCTTGATAAACGGT encodes:
- a CDS encoding phage portal protein — its product is MTYKETFVDSTGKSNLLELRFHREARMRYSVHDLDTLFADDYRLLKEILHHHETIQRPRIQELLDYAEGNNHDISKAGRRRDDDMADARAIHNFGRAIAVFKQGYLVGNPIQVSYEDDNYQEQLDELAKQNDFHQLNRSLVLDLSKTGRAYDLVYRAQDDTTRAVKLDPLGTFVIYDDTLEMHSVAGVRYYQANPFDDKKKIVEVYTPSNIMTFEYDGTLNEISRTSHAFELVPITEYMNNSNGLGDYETELSLIDLYDASQSDTANYMQDLSDAILAIIGRVNFPADCDTAQKQIEYMRKMRKARLLNLEPPIDQEGNEGTVDAKYLYKQYDVNGTEAYKKRVVNDIHKFTNTPDMTDDNFAGVQSGEAMKWKVFGLDQERVDMQALFERSLKRRYRLVANIGKVAREMTDFDVSKLIITFTPNLPADTANIVTNAKNLYGMVSDETVFDMLQTATGVDAKIEMERLNSEEPQEPEPRIGEVTADEQEAQ
- a CDS encoding minor capsid protein; translated protein: MSKKHNDYWSKRSDDIMHYVDGTDIDMFAELQKVYVEQSAELQRDLFAFVTKYADDNKMSYSDALQRLRGVDLSNYQANAKKYRKQAEKDPELLKRLNEQYAGSKVTRLDALNLEMTYKVGVMQGVLETSFENYLKSTAKYAYKKAMGGNSGALNEPALKELINTPFNGRNYSQQLWGNTDDLARDLRDVLKRGFIRGDDVRSMAGELAKKYNVARSRAQILIRTDGTAIVNRSAIKRYEESGLEFYRISVQMDNRMSDICIRIHDEDKRYRIDEFETGVTAPPFHYNCRSAVIPDEDELDEQSLRNIGKANVDSLFEDVSKIWDEVSHGVVDREQIRNKLQDRYDIGVLSSKISRYAAFNNVYIDGNSLSSSLRSHGQQYTLDEFKLIEDVIKKPYLALDNSSRVEGSLLLYAKIPNKDRLVMEAVIIPRDEMMMIHFNKVGIRQEKKNRKNNVILYEKGKE
- a CDS encoding DUF4355 domain-containing protein, yielding MKKELLALNMRNLQFFADGSEAGADDNGGAGTEGNESNNNGNDNGQEFKGPQSQSELDSLTNKAVQKALENYKKGEQERIKQRIAEALEKEKDYANLSAAERAKREFEDSKSAFEQEKAQFEHEKLVVQVEKDLVSKGLPAEFAELLAAGDAEQALEQVSKFEKAFNDAVNAKVKVSLRQPAPNAGGNGASQTNYGASLAKNSIKTGEKLF
- a CDS encoding major capsid protein, whose amino-acid sequence is MPLIYDVMTAGNVSGYWNASQQAVDSTIGEKVFPAQKQLGLKLSYVKGASGRPVVLKPSAFDTKATLRERMAVELVDKEMPFFKEAMLVKEADRQQLNLIAQTGNQALIDTITAGLFDDATTLLSGAHAQLEAMRMSVLATGKIAVISNGVALDFDYGVADDHKGKVKTAWSDADTATSLKDIDTAITAIEELGNKAEVAYMSAKTFAQLKNAKSTTTLIKPLAPTGAGVTSQELKDYIQDNYGLTIVVKSGTYKDADGKIKKYFPDDKVTFAPNAALGKTMFGTTPEESDLMGGNNAVEVSIVDTGIAITTKKLDDPVNVKTKVSMIALPSFENIDEAYMLSTTPEI
- a CDS encoding phage head-tail connector protein is translated as MTPTPLDETKIIQNVKLDLEITDKLQDGLLKMLLDRVVKHFKAEYGVSDIDDAYSFIFEDCVIKRFNRRGSEGAQSESVEGHSVSYYENKNEFLPYDDMLQKAFGQSGQSRPGRVFIL
- a CDS encoding HK97-gp10 family putative phage morphogenesis protein gives rise to the protein MSIKYSVKGVDRWTKRLRDKSKQAQVATDRQLELSSKRIERGAKTGAPVDTGVLKNTIFSVKAGHLTYKVTAPQHYAIYVEKGTRKMRAQPFLKPAIDAEQPKLISNLRKLYER
- a CDS encoding DUF3168 domain-containing protein, with translation MTTYSPSTLFLKELHDRLEVLAIPIYFKLPNSDVLEPFIVIGSNSSDTSKTAQTGAVIEDITVNIDVFLDGSSRTNAEEIKSKALRALGRRNATANIIPDNSIGREVYHVSIAVSDTIY
- a CDS encoding phage major tail protein, TP901-1 family — translated: MTEQIKVTTAKPLSGKKVFYFIQSIHAKIGSNAILPAYRTDGTLTLGAEYSDEQTQQGLLLDKTSTSHEIELTTKFAPKDPSIEVIEQANDTGESVKIWRVLVDETLKTQAGEPAKDVYPAKFGYAKIGDIEYNEGIEDIIEANYTASIVGKLKNGKFPLTAEEIALLNEVYDYQNPGETTGDYDNIKKTDE
- a CDS encoding tail assembly chaperone, translated to MEFKVKNKIIEIKFDYRTMFKVDKQLATKNKDTGASNNDGVGTLFNNILNRNDEGLVDLILLSANKAFSKAISEDDAITAIENWLADNEAADTESLFEEIQQEMVDSGFFKNKILKYIENLETAVEYMKAQEDSEALQVEITEKLIGKMKSALS